Sequence from the Parvicella tangerina genome:
ACGACTTTATGCGATGGGCACCTATGCAGTGATTACTACACATTACAATAATATTAAGATTTTAACCGCTAACTTGCCTCAGGCAATCAATGGCTGTATGTTGTTTGATACGAAAGCCCTTCAGCCAACGTATCATCTGAGCATTGGACAGCCTGGGAGTTCTTTCACATTTGAAGTGGCTAAGAATAATGGAATTTCAAATGAGATTATCGATGAAGCGAAAGAGCGAGTGAGTCTTGGGAAGATCAAGCTTGACGAGTTGTCTGTAGGGTTACAAAAGGAGAAGAGTAAACTTGAGAAAGTAAGCGCAGGACATTTAAAGAGTAAGGCGAAGTCAGATCATTTGATTCAGGAGTATGAAAATAAGTTGCTGAGGTTAAAAAAACAAGCTGCTAAGCAAGCTGATTATTTTGAACAACAGAACAAATTCATCAGTTTGGGGAAGAAGGTCTATGATCTGATTAAGAAATATAAACATCACAAAACGGTAAAGAAGTTAGGAGAGGAAGTAACCAAGTTGGTTGCTATGGAAAAGTCTAAAGTGCTCTCTAAAGAAAAGCCAGTGGAATTTAAAAACAATCTCAAACAACCAGATTTACCTAAGTTGAAGAACAAAATCTCAGCTCCTCCAAAAAAGACAGAAAAGAAGAAAGTTTCAGAGATGAAAGAAGAGGTTGAAGAACCAGCAGATAAAGTGACATTTGAGGTAGGAAATAGAGTAGTACATAAATCCTCAAGAAACAGAGGAGTTATTCAGTCGATAAAAGGTAAAGAAGCTGAGGTTTTGATTGGGAATTTTATGGTAAAGGTGAAACTGAAGGATCTGGAGAAGGGATTGTAGATGTTTTATTGAATAATTGCTCGTTACGGATTACTAATGTGGGAAAATAAGTTAAAACATAGCGTTGAAGAAGAACTTTCCGAGATAAAGCAAACGCGGGTTGAGATTTTAGATGTCCAAAATGTACATGGCGGAGATATTAACTATGCTTATCAGTTAGATACCAACACAGGAAAATATTTTATCAAAGTGAATAAGGGGTTGGTCTTCCCAAAAATGTTTCAACAGGAGTCACTCGGACTAAATTTCATCAAAAAATCAAACACCTTTGAGACACCTAAAGTGATAACATATAAAGAAGGTTCAGACAAGGCATACTTATTATTGGAATGGATTCAGCCAGGAGGTCCTACTCCTACGTTTTGGGAAGATTTTGGTAGAAAACTGGCTAGAATGCATGCGTGCTCGAGCAGCTATTTCGGTTGGGAGTCGGATAATTACATTGGTTCGCTTAAACAGTATAATCGAAGAACGAAAAACTGGTCAGACTTTTTTGTTTTGCAGCGGTTAGAGCCCCAACTTAAAATGGCAGTTGAAAAGAAAATCATGAAGCCAGAAGAGGTTAAGTCATTTGAAAAACTGTTTGCTCAATTAGAGAAACTTTTTCCAGTTGAACCTCCTGCTTTGTTGCACGGTGATTTGTGGTCAGGAAACTACATGGTTAGTTCAAAAGGAAGCCCCATAATCATGGATCCAGCGGTTTATTTTGGTCACCGTGAAATGGATCTTGCTATGACCAGATTGTTTGGTGGTTTTGGTGAAGAGATGTACAGGAGTTATCATGAACATTTTCCGCTCGAAAGTGAATGGGAGCAAAGGGTAGATTTATGTAACCTTTATCCGTTATTGGTTCATGTCAACTTGTTTGGAAGGGGGTACTTGAGTAAGGTGAAAGAGGTGTTGAAACACTTCTCATAAATTAGCGATATGATTCCAACCACGAGATGGCGAGGTCGTAGTCATTAAACATTTTGGTGGGAGCAGGAGGGTTGTCAAACTTTATAAAGAAATTGGCTAAAAGGCGAATAGGTAAAGACTGGGTAAGCATTGCCATAGCAATCTGCAGTCCTTCTACAGCTTCACTTGACGTATACTCTCTAGCTTCTCTGGTAACCCCATAGGCTTTAGAGACATCGAGCAATACTAAATATGGAGAGCCTTTTTGAATTTCACGTTGATGTTGCACAACCTTCTGAACCATTTCTAGCTCTACGGTGGTGTCTGGCTTAACGCTGATATGCGTGATGCCGTTTTTTATCATCATGGTGAAGTGATCTCCAATTTCTATTTCGTCCATACTAGTCATTAGCCACTAATATAATTACATTTCTATGAAGTCCAGAATATGCTGAGCATAAACTTCGAACCCAAGAGTTTGCGGACATGTGCCATGGTTAGCCCCTGGAATGCGAATGGCAATTTTATAATCTCCGCTGTGATTGGCATAGACGAGTTCACCATGACCAATATTGACAAAGTCATCGTCTTCTCCATGGATCCAGAGTAGGGGTTGTTGTATGTTTTTGATCTCTTCAGCGTTGTCAATGGCTAAATTAGTCAGGTAAGATCCAGGCATGGCCAATTGACTTCCATCTTGAATCATTACCTCAGCGCTTGCAAAAGGTGCTTCCAAAATGATTTTGTTCGGGCTTAAACTCCGGGGTTGACTTGTTAGTTCACACGTAGGGGCGGTTCCTAAACTGAATCCATACATCATGAATCGATCTTCAGTTAATCCCATGTCCTCAAGCCATAAAATGGCGTTGTTGACATCTTCATACATGTTTTCTTCACTGATGGTACCTTCGGAAAGACCAAAACCTGAGTAGTCGATCATTAAGACACCAAATCGATTCTTACCTCCTATGTTAGCCAACAGTTTCGCACGCTGCCAATAGAGGTCTAAATGTCCTGTGTTCCCGTGGTTGTATAGAATGACCGTGTCGGTGCTAATTGCCGACTGATCACCAATATACACGGCATAAATAGCTCTTTCCGTTGATGTCGGCAGGGTGAAGACGGTGATTAGGCTATCTGGAATATCATACGAAGCATCCAGTGCAAAGAAACTGTCATAATCTCCAACGTACCCATCAAGCTGGTATTCTGTAATGTCATCGTAAGGATTATAGAGCATAGGGTCCAGCCTCAGACAAGAGGATAGTCCAAGCAATCCAAGAGATATGTATAACAATAATTTCATCAGAACTTTCTTGTGATTCCAAAATATAGACCGTTTGCACCTGTTTGCGGAAGTAAAGAGGAGTAGGTCACTACAAAATATTGATTATTAAGGTTCGGACCAATCATTTTATATTCCAATTGATAGCTCCATTTCTCTTTGGATAGTGTAATCCCAAATTGGGGAGAGAAAATCCAATGAACATCCTGCGGACGATCATGAGCGCCAATCTTTGAGAACTCAAACCAATTATTGACACCCCCGTAAAACAAAAATGAGGCGGTTTCTTTTTTTAACTCATAATATGCATTGATATCAAGGTTGGGCCAGATCTTATAATTCCTTTGCCACTGGTCAAATGCCTGATTGAACAGTAGTGTAGAGGAAATTCCCCAGTTTTCTTGTTTGATGAAACCGTAATTTACCCCAAGATCAAACTGATAGGTACCAAATAACATCGTAGTAGGGTAGATGCTACCAGTGAGTGTTAAGTTTTCTTTACAGCCCCTTGCATAAGAAAGGTTAGTAAAAGGAATAGGGAGAGTGGCTACACCAGGAATTTTTGCCATTGGACCACCAAGACTCATGGAAACGGACTGTTCACCAATCTCAAGTGGCTTGATTACTCTTGAAGGTGCACAGTTCTGAAACCCAATTATCGCCAGTAAAATGACTATCCAACTTTTCATCAGGGTGCTAATTTAATAAAACCTTTATTTCACCGTTTCCAAAGAGGGTAGAAATACCTCCGCCATCATGCATCTTACACTTCCTCCTCCCACTGACTCAATAATTGGGATGTGGATCGGAACTAATTTACTGTTTGCAGAAATCAGTGTACGTTGTTTTTCATTTAAGGACTGAAAAGCGCTTTCAGATAAAACAGTGATGGCACTTTTTTCTCCCTTTAACGCCAACATATTTCCGGCAAAATTGTTCATTTGATCTTGACTGATCGCTACAATGGTTTTACCAGATGCAGTCAGACGATTCGTTACCAGACTTTTGTATTCGGAATGGATTGCATCAAGACATACAGTTACATAATCCGGCCCAAAATTCATCAATACGTTGGTGTGGTAG
This genomic interval carries:
- a CDS encoding alpha/beta hydrolase → MKLLLYISLGLLGLSSCLRLDPMLYNPYDDITEYQLDGYVGDYDSFFALDASYDIPDSLITVFTLPTSTERAIYAVYIGDQSAISTDTVILYNHGNTGHLDLYWQRAKLLANIGGKNRFGVLMIDYSGFGLSEGTISEENMYEDVNNAILWLEDMGLTEDRFMMYGFSLGTAPTCELTSQPRSLSPNKIILEAPFASAEVMIQDGSQLAMPGSYLTNLAIDNAEEIKNIQQPLLWIHGEDDDFVNIGHGELVYANHSGDYKIAIRIPGANHGTCPQTLGFEVYAQHILDFIEM
- a CDS encoding fructosamine kinase family protein, giving the protein MWENKLKHSVEEELSEIKQTRVEILDVQNVHGGDINYAYQLDTNTGKYFIKVNKGLVFPKMFQQESLGLNFIKKSNTFETPKVITYKEGSDKAYLLLEWIQPGGPTPTFWEDFGRKLARMHACSSSYFGWESDNYIGSLKQYNRRTKNWSDFFVLQRLEPQLKMAVEKKIMKPEEVKSFEKLFAQLEKLFPVEPPALLHGDLWSGNYMVSSKGSPIIMDPAVYFGHREMDLAMTRLFGGFGEEMYRSYHEHFPLESEWEQRVDLCNLYPLLVHVNLFGRGYLSKVKEVLKHFS
- a CDS encoding DUF7793 family protein; the encoded protein is MDEIEIGDHFTMMIKNGITHISVKPDTTVELEMVQKVVQHQREIQKGSPYLVLLDVSKAYGVTREAREYTSSEAVEGLQIAMAMLTQSLPIRLLANFFIKFDNPPAPTKMFNDYDLAISWLESYR